The genomic interval GCGCACTACCTGTGCGGCGGCGTGCTGACGGATACCGACGGGCGCACCTCCGTGCCCGGCCTTTACGCGGCGGGGGAGACGGCGTGCACCGGCGTGCACGGCGCCAACCGTCTCGCATCCAACTCTCTGCTCGAGGCCGTCGTCTTCGCCCACCGCGCGGCCGAGCGCCTGGGCCCGCAGCTCTCCGTCACCCGCCCGCTCGTCCCGGCGGAAGTGCACGTGCCCACGGGAGATGCGCAGCCTTCCGTCGATTCGTTCGCCGCCGCGCGCGAGGAGATCCGCGACGTGCTGTGGGAGATGGTCGGCATCGTGCGCACGGACGAGCGCCTGGCCGCGGCGGAGATGCGGATGCGCCGCATCGCGGAGCACAACAACGCCGTCTGGGCCGCGTCGCGCCCCACGCCGGAGCTGGTGGAGATCCGCAACATGATCCAGGTCGCGCTCCTCATCGTCCGCTGCGCCCTGCGTCGGCGCGAGAGCCGCGGGCTGCATTACAACGCGGATCATCCCTACAAGGACAACGAGCACTCTCTCTCCGACACCATCGTAGTGCGGTGATGAGACTTACGCTGATGGTTGCAGCGAGCAACAGTGTTCCACGAGCGAAAGCGTCGCAGGTGTGTAGGGTGTCGATGGAGAACGGGCGACTGAAGTCGCGGCAACAACCGTGCAAAGTCCCCCTGCGGGGACTAACCCCGCCACCGTCGGCCGCCGCCGTCGCCGCTGAGAGCGCGCACAACACCCCCAACCCTCTCCCGCTTGCGGGGGAGGGTGCGAGCCTAAGCGAGCGGGAGGGGGCGTCCCGGCGGAGGGATCGCCCATGAAGCTCTCCCTCCTCGCCGTAGGCAAGGTGCGCGGACCGGTCGCGGAAGCGGTGGCGGACTACGAGTCGCGCATCCGCCGGTACTTCACCTACGCCGCCGTGGAGGTGAAGGAGGAGAGCTTCCGCAGCGCGTCCGACGCGGAGCGGGTGCGGGGCGAGGAGGGAAAGCGGCTGCTGGCCAAGGTCGGGACGGGGATGGACGTCGTTGCGCTGCACCGCGGCGGGACGCAGTGGTCATCGGAGCGGCTGTCGGCGTATCTTGCGGACCTGGCGGTGAAGGCCAGCCCGGGTGCGGCGTTCGTGATCGGCGGGGCGTTCGGCTTGTCGGACGAGCTTCTGGCGCGGGCCACGCACAAGCTCTCCATCAGCGCCTTCACGCTGCCGCACGAGCTTGCGCGGCTCATGCTGACCGAGCAGATCTACCGTGCGGGCACCATCGCGCGCGGCGAGCCGTACCACAAAGGGCGAGACACGTGAACCAGCGCGCGGCACCTGCCGCCGGCGGCGACGAAGACTGGTTCGCCGAGTGGTTCGGCGACGAGTACCTGGAGCTGTACGGCTACCGTGACGAGGGCGAGGCCGCCCGCGCCGTGGAGCTCGTCGTCCGCAGCGCCGCGGAGAAGCTGGACACCGCCGTGCTGGACCTCGCCTGCGGGGCGGGGCGGCACCTGGCGTATCTCCGGGATGCCGGGCTGAACGCGTTCGGGCTGGACCTGTCCGCGCCGCTGCTGCGCCGGGCGCGCCAGCGAGGGCTTCCCGTGGTCCGCGGCGACATGCGCGAGCTGCCGTTCGCGACCGGGTCGCTGGGGCTGGTGACGAGCTTCTTCACGTCGTTCGGCTACTTCCCGGACCCGGCCGACGACGTGCACGTGCTGCGCGAGGTTCACCGCGTGCTGCGCCCCGGCGGCGCGTTCGCCGTGGACTACCTGAACGCCGACGCGGTCCGCGAGGACCTGCGCCCCATCGACGAGTCCGAGCTGGACGGCCGCCGCGTGGTGCAGACGCGTACGCTGATCGAGAACGACACCGTGGTGCTCAAGCGCATCGAGATCTTCGACGACGCGGGCGGGCCACCGCGCGTCTTCCACGAGCGCGTGCGCCTCTACACGGCCGACGAGCTGGGGGCGCTGCTCACCCTGCACGGCATGCAGCCCGTCGCCTCGTTCGGCGACTACCGCGGCGGCCCGCTTCGTCCGGAAGGTCCGCGAGTGATCCTGATCGGGAGGTCCCGTTGACGCTGCACATACAGGTTCGGCCCCTCCGCGGGTCCACGCTCGTGGAGGACTACCTGCGGGGGGAAGGGAAGGCGGCCCCGTACTTCGAGGGCCGCCCGTTCGACGTGGAGTCGTATCGCGAGAAGCTGGCGGAGGTGCGGGGACGGTTCGACCGCGCCGCGCGAGAGCGTGTGGCCGCCGCCGTGCGCCCCACCTCCGCCCGCGCGGCGGAGCGGCTGCGCGATTTCGTCGAGAACGGCGGGGCAGTCGTGACCACCGGTCAGCAAGCGGGGCTCTTCGGTGGTCCGCTGTACACCGTGCACAAGATCCTGACCGCCGTCCGCCTCGCCGAGGCGCTGGAGAGAGAGCTCGGGGAGATCGTCCTCCCCGTCTTCTGGATCGCCTCGGAGGATCACGATTTTAACGAGGTGAGACACGTGGAGGCGGTCGACGGGCGCGGAACCCTGCGCTCGTTCTCCGTCGCGGCGACGGACCCGCACGCGGCCCCGATGAGCGACATGAAGCTCGGACAAGACGTCGAATCCGCTGTCGATGAAATTGCGCATCTCCTTTCTGAACATGGTGATGCGGACGCATGTATAAAGCAGATTAGAGATGCATATCAGCCGGACGTGACGGTCGCCGATGCCTTCCGTGCGCTGACCGAAAGTCTCTTCTCGGACTTCGACGTGCTCGTTACGGACGCCGCCGATCCGGCCGTGAAGGAGGCGTCGGTACACGTCCTGCTCGGCGAGGCGGAGCACGCGGCGGAGCACGAGCGCCTGGTGCGCGAGCGCAGCGACGCGCTCGCGGCGGACGGGTACGTGACGCAGGTCGTCGTCGTACCCGAAACGGCCAACCTCTTCTTCCACGGCCCTCGCGGCCGCGAGCGGCTGGTGCGGAAGGACGGCGCCTGGCTCGCCCCCGAGGCACGCGTTCGCTTCTCCGACGGGGAGCTTGCGGAGGCGATCCGGAACGACCCGCGGAGCTTCAGCCCGAACGTCTTCCTGCGGCCGGTCGTGGAGTCCGCCGTGTTCCCGACGCTCGCGTACGTGGGCGGGCCGGCGGAGACAGCGTACTTCGCGCAGATCGGACCGCTCTTCCGCGCGTTCGGTATCCGCGCGCCTGTCGTCTTCCCCCGCTTCTCCGCCACCATCGCACCCTCCGAGGCGGAGGAGACGCTGGGCGATCTCGGACTGGACATGGCGGACCTCGCCCCGCCTCTGCACGAGGTGCTGCACCGCGTCGCGCGGGATCGCGTGCCCGCAGCGGTGGCGGACGGCCTTGCCGCGCTCCGTGCGTCCATCGTGGATCGCTATGCGGCGCTTATGGATGCGGCGGGGCAGATCGATCCCACGGTGTCGCAGGCGCTGGGTTCCGCGCGCAACCGGGCCCTCCTCGGCGTGTCGGACGCGGAGCAGAAGATCCTGCGGCAGCTCAAGCGGCGGGATGCGGGGCTGCTCCGAGCAGTGGAGGTTGCACGTAACCACCTGCGGCCCAACGGTGTACCGCAGGAGCGCGTCCTCAACGTCTTCCCGTACCTCGCCGAATACGGCCCGTCGCTGCTGCGCGATCTAGCAGAGCAGATGACAGTCACGTTCTCGGAGACGGCGGCTCGTGCGGAGTCCACCGCGGCGTGACGTCGACGAATTGGACGAGCGCCGGAGCATCCTGAGCGGCACATCCCGACAAATCGAACGCCCGCCAGGCTCAGTCCCGGTGGACGTTCATGTCGGCTGAAGGCGGTTGATCCAGCGCCGAGATAGCGGCGGGGCCGCTTCCGATGGGAGGCGGCCCCGCTGTTGATGCGTTCCGACGCTGGTCACGCATCTACGAGACGACGAGTGTGATTCGTCGCGGTCAGCAGAGGTTGTACCTGTTCGTCTCCGCGAAGCAGTGCGAGCTGCAATCGCCGGCCTGGTTGGAGAACAGAACCGAAGCCGCGACCGGCACCGGCGTGTCGCCAACGCTCGGGTCGTCGGCGGGAACGAACGATTCCACGCTCAGGCTCATCGGGTCCAGCCGCATCGGGTAGGCAGTCATGGTGCGCTCCGTGGTGTGGGATGAGTGGTGTACGTTTCACGCCATCAGATGTTAACGCGCTCCGCGGCAGAACGGAAGAGCGTGAGAAGATCGGATGTTTGGGCGCGCAGAGTTGAGCGAGCTGGTGAGCGATTCCCGCATCTACCGAGAATCCTTCATCGGTCCGGCCAGGGCGGGACGCCGGATGCAGCCGCAGGATCGGCATTCGGCCGCACGTCCCGTTTCGCGCAAGTGCGGTACGCATCCCGCCGCGTGCGTGGCGGGACGGCTACGGAACGCGTTGCGGGGGCGGTGTATCAAGGTGCCGAACGATCCCCGAAGACGCCGGCCAGCGCAGCCCCAGACCGATGCCCGAGACCGCAGTCCTGGAAAGCAAGCTCCGCCACCTGGCGACCCGGCCCGGCGTGTACCTGATGAAGGACGCCGAGGGCGAGATCATCTATGTGGGCAAGGCCAAGTCGCTGCGGCCGCGCGTGCGCTCGTACTTCAACTCCGGGCGCGACCACTCGCTGAAGACGCGCGAGATGGTGCGCCGCGTCGCCGACGTGGACACCATCGTGGTGGACACCGAGGCCGAGGCGCTGATCCTGGAGAACAACCTCATCAAGGAGTACCGCCCGCGGTTCAACATCAACCTGCGCGACGACAAGACGTACCCGTACATCAAGGTCACGGCCGACCTCTTCCCCCGCATCTACGTCACGCGTACGCTCACGAAGGACGGCGCGCGCTACTTCGGCCCGTACACCGACGTGCGGCGCATGCGCATGGCGCTGGAGCTGGTGAAGAAGCTGTACACCGTGCGCTCGTGCCACTACGACCTGCCGCGCGAGAAGCCGGCCCGGCCGTGCCTGGACTTCCACATCGGCCGGTGCAAGGCGCCGTGCGTGGACCTTCAGACGGAGGACGACTACCGGCAGATGGTGGACGAGATCCGCGACATCCTGGGCGGCCACACGCGCCGCGCCGCCGCCCGCCTGCGCGAGCAGATGGCCGCCGCGGCCGCGGCGATGGACTTCGAGCGCGCGGGGGCGCTCCGCGACACGCTGCGCGAGCTGGAGGCGCTGGAGAGCAAGCAGCGCGTGGTGGACCTGAGCGGCGCCGACCGCGACGTCGTGGGCATGGCCCGCGACGGCGCCGAGGCGTGCGGCATCGTGCTCCAGATCCGCGAGGGGAAGCTGCTGGGTCGCGAGGCGCAGTTCCTCACCAACCTGGCGGACGAGACGGACGAGGCCGTGCTCTCCGCCTTCGTCACGCGCCTTTACACCGAGCGTGCGCTGCGTGACAGCGACTCGGTACCGGGCGAGGTCTTCCTGCCCAGCGACTTCGAGGACCGCGAGCTGCTGGAGCGCCTGCTGCGCGAGCAGACGGGCCGCGCCGTGCGCACCCACGTGCCGCAGCGCGGCGAGAAGGTGCAGCTCGTGGAGCTGGCCGCGCAGAACGCCCGGCACCTGCTCGAGGAGCGGCGCCTCTCGTCCATGTCCGCCGGGACGCGCGCTCCGGACGCGCTTTACGAGCTGCAGGAGGTGCTGGAGCTGGGCGGCGTGCCGCGCACCATCCTCTGCTTCGACATCTCGCACACGCAGGGCACCGAGGTGGTGGCGTCCGGCGTCTTCTTCGAGGACGGCGAGCCCAACAAGGGCGAGTACAAGAAGTTCAAGATTCGCGGCGAGTGGGGAAACGACGACTTCGCCAGCATGCACGAGGTGGTCACGCGCTGGTTCCGTCGGCGGCTGGACGAGGGCAAGCCGCTTCCGGACCTGGTGGTGATCGACGGCGGTAAAGGGCAGCTCGGCGCCGCGCGCAAGGCGCTGGACGAGCTGGACCTGGGGCAGCAGGCCATCATCTCGCTCGCCAAGAAGGACGAGGAGGTGTTCGTGCCCGGCCGCCCGGACAGCATCCGCATGCTGCGGCGCAGCCCGGCGTTGCGGCTGCTCCAGCGGATCCGCGACGAGGCGCACCGGTTCGCGATCACGTACAACCGGAAGCTGCGCACGAAGCGCACGGTCCGCTCGGAGCTGTCCACCATCCCCGGCGTGGGCGCGGCGCGGCAGCGGGCGCTGCTGGGGCGCTTCGGGTCCATGCGCGCCGTCGGCCAGGCGAGCGAGGCGGAGATCGCCGCCATTCCCGGGTTCGGCCCGGCGATGGCCCGCGCCGTCCTGCGCCACCTCCGCGGCGAGGAGCCCCAAGCGGAAGCGTGATCGGGAGATGCAGTCTTCGTATCTCCCGCGTTCACTGACGGAACGGCCTCACGCGGAGGCGCGGAGACGCGGAAAGAGAACCGCGGAGAACGGCGGGAGGATGGCGGACAGCGGTATGTTCTCCGCGCGCTCCGCGTCTCCGCGTGAGACACGTGGTCGACGGATACGGAAGTGCGGCGGCGAGGCGGAGCGGGGCGCGTACGGTTTCTGCATCGGGCGGGCGGGATGGCGTGGGGGCGTGGTGACACCTGAACGGGAGGCGGTATGCGGATCGCGGTGATGCTGGGCGGGACGAGTGCGGAGCGGGAGGTGTCGCTGGCGTCGGGGCTCGCGATCGTGAAGGCGCTGCGCGAGCGGGGGCACGAGGTGAGCACCATAGACACGGCGCGCGGCTTCATCGCCGCGGACCAGGAGGGGGGCCTGCTGCCCGAGGGCGTGCACGCCGCGCCTCCCGGCAAGGTGGACGACGCGCTGCCGGCCATCGAGCTGGGCGGCGTGCAGCAGCTGCGCGATGCGGACGTGGCGTTCCTAGCGCTGCACGGCGGGGCGGGGGAGGACGGCACCATCCAGGCGCTGCTGGAGCTGATCGGCGTGCCGTACACGGGCTCGGGGCCGCTGGGCTCCGGCATCGCGATGGACAAGGACGTCACCAAGCGGCTGCTGCGCGACTCGCAAGTGCCCACGCTGCCGTGGCGCGTGGCGCGCGCGCCGGACTACGCCTTCGACAGCGACACCATCGAGGACCTGATCGGCTGCCCGTGCATCGTGAAGCCGGCGCGGCAGGGCAGCAGCGTGGGGATGACGGTGGTGGGCGAGATGGGCGAGCTGCGCGACGCCGTGACCGTCGCCTCGGAGTTCGACACCGAGGTGATGATCGAGCGCTACGCCAAGGGCCGCGAGCTCACGGTGGGCATCCTGGGCGACCAGGCGCTCCCGCCGGTGGAGATCCGCCCCAAGAAGGGCATCTACGACTACGAGAGCAAGTACACGCCGGGGATGACGGAGTACCTGTGCCCGGCGCCGCTGGAGGAAGAGGTGGTGGCGCAGATGCAGGCGTACGCGCTGCGCGCCTTCCGCGTGCTCAAGCTGCGCGGGTACGGGCGCATCGACTTCATCCTCGCCAAGGAGCAGCTGTTCTGCCTGGAGGCGAACACGCTCCCCGGCATGACCGCAACCAGCCTGCTCCCCAAGGCGGCCGCGGCGGTGGGCATCTCCTTCCCGGACCTGTGCGAGCGAATCGTGCAACTCGCCCTGAGGTAGTGGTGTAGCAGGGAATGTGGGCCGCGCGCGGGGGCAGACTGCCCCGCGCCGCGCGGCTCCTTCCTGACCAGGCGCAGACCCACAATGCCATACCGTTCGTCGTACGAGAGCAGCTTCTCGGCGCCCACGCTCACCCCGTGGGTGAAGCGGCTGCTGATCGCCAACACCGCCGTCTTCGTCGTCATCACCCTCCTCGACAAGCTCGCGCCGCTGCAGGCGCAGCTGGCGATGGAGAACCTGGAGGTGAGCAGCGCGACGGTGCTCACGCGCCCGTGGACGCTGATCACGTACGCGTTCGTGCACGCGGGGCTGGGGCACATCTTCTTCAACATGCTCTCGCTCTTCTTCTTCGGCCCGCCGCTGGAGGAGCGCTGGGGGTCGCGCGAGTTCATCAAGTTCTACGCTGTGGCCGCCGCCGGCGGCGCGCTGCTGGCGCTGGCCATGCCCGCGCCGGTCATCGGCGCGTCGGGCGCCATCTTCGGGATCCTCGTCGCATATGCGATGATCTGGCCAGACAACGTGGTGTACTTCTGGGGCGTCTTCCCCATCAAGGTGAAGTGGCTGGTCACCATCATGGTGGGCTTCAACCTGTACGCGGCGGTGGGCGGCGGGGGCGACATCGCGTACCTGGCGCACCTGGGCGGCGCGGCGGTGGCGTTCGCCTACCTCAAGAGCCCGTGGGCGCCGCCGGCGTGGGGCAACGTCTTCACCGCCAAGCGCCAGCAGAAGGCATCGTCGCTGGTCCCGTGGCGTCCCAAGGCACAGGAAGAGGTTCGGAAGCCCGTCCCCGTCCGCGCGACCGGCACCGCGGGCCTCGTGCCGGCCGACCGCGCACGCGCCGAGCGCGAGCTGCTGGACGACGTGGACCGCATCCTCGACAAGATCAGCACCCAGGGCCTCCAGTCGCTCACCCCGCAGGAGAAGGAGCGCCTGAACGAGGTCAGCCGCCGCTACCGCACCAACTGAGCGCTGACCGATCCGCAGCATCGACACGAAGCCCGCTTCCTCACAGGAGGAGCGGGCTTTTCCAGATTGCCTGCGGAGGCGGAATCCTCTTGCCGAAGGCGACGCACGATCCGCCAAGGCTGCCGGGAGGAAGCCGGAGCCCATCCCGACGGGCCCGGTTCGCCTCCGACGAAGTGGAGCCCGAGAAATCCGATGGCCGCATGGGCGAAAGAGCCATGCGGCCATCGTGTTCGGTAGATGTGATCCGGACGGCGCGCATCTCACGCTCCCGCCGACCGTCTCTCTATGCTGAACCGATCCGCTCGCGCATCCGCTTGGTGATGCTCTGGCGGACGTCGTCGTAGCCGTTCCACGGGTCTTCGCGGAGCTTCGCGAGGCGTTGGGCGACGGTGCGGACGGTGAAGGCCGCCGGGTCCAGCTCGGGCGAAAGCTCCTCCCAACGGAGCGGGGTGGAGACGGTGGCGCCGGGCCGCGCACGGACCGAGTACGCGCAGACCGCCGTCGCACCCCGCCCGTTGCGGAGGTAGTCCAGGAAGATCTTGCCCGCACGCTTCGACAGCGTGCTCTTGGTGAGGTACTGCCCGGGCGAGGCGGCGGCCACGTCCTCGGCCAATGCCTTGGAGAAGCGCTTCACCTCGTCCCACGTGTTGCGGCGGGCGAGGGGGGCCACCACGTGCAAGCCCTTGCCGCCCGTGGTCTTCACGAAGCTCTCCAGACCGAAGTCGCGCAGCCGCTCGCGCAACTCGAACGCGCTCTCCACCACGCGCGCCCACGACACGTCCGGCGCGGGGTCCAGGTCCATGATCATGCGGTCCGGCCTGTCGGGCCTGTCGGCGCGCGACCCCCAGGTGTGGAGCTCGAGGACCCCGAACTGCACCGTCGCCACCACCCCCCGCACCGAGTCGACGTAGGTGTTGACCGTCTTCTCTCCGCCGCTCTCCTCGAGCTCCACACGCCGGATCGACTCCGGAAACCCCTCGCCGGGCTGCTTCTGGTAGAAGCACTGGCCGTCGGCGCCGTTCGGGCAGCGCACCAGCGTGAGCGGCCGTCCGGTGATCTGCGGCACCATCCAGCGCCCGATCTCCTCGTAGTACCTCGCCAGCTCCAGCTTGGTCACGCCCGCCGCGGAGAACAGCATGCGCGTCGGGTTGCTGATGCGCACGCCCGACACCTCCGCGTCGCCCTCGCGCCGCCGCCGCGACGGCAGGGAAGGGGCCGAAGCCGATCGCGGAACCGGCCGCTTCGCCGCCGCCCGCGCATCTCCCGACCTGTCCATCACTTCGGGCCGGCGCGCGTCTCCCGACGCGCGCTCCGCGATCTTCTTCCCACCGTGGCGCACCGGCGCCGCCAATGGCCCGCCGATCGGCTCCGGCATCTCGCGAACGACGTCTGTCGGGCGCTTGTCCTCGCGGACGCCTTCGAACACCGGGTGCCGGAGGATGCCCTCATCGGTCCACTCGGTGAACGAGATCTCCACCACGGTGCGCGGCTCGACCCAGCGCGCATGCTTGTCCCGCTTATGGTCCGCGAACGGCGACTCGTCCCGCGGGTGCGCGGCGAGGCGTTCGTGCAGCAAACGCAGCGTCTTGTCATCGAACCCGGTACCCACACGCCCGGCGAACTTGAGCGAGCCGTCCGCGTCGTGGTAGCCCAGCAGCAGCGCGCCCATCGCCACGCGCGAGCCTTTGGGCGCCGTGAAGCCGCCGACCACGAACTCCTGACGCTGCACGCACTTCACCTTCAGCCAGTCGCGCGTGCGGCGGCTCTGGTACGGCGCGTCGGCCCGCTTGCAGACGATGCCTTCCAGCCCCCACAGGCACGCCTGGCGGTGGAACTGGTCGCCGTGACCCTCGAAGTGGTCGCTGTAGCGCACCAGCGGCCCGTCGCCGCCCTCCACGCTGGCGAGCAGCGCGCGCAGGCGCTCCTTGCGGGCGAGCAGGGGAGCGCCGCGCAGGTCCAGCCCGTCCGCGTGCGTGAGGTCGAAGGCGTAGTACGCCAGCCGCTCCTCCGAGCCCGAGCCGAGGACGGACTGCAGCTCCTGGAAGCTGGTCTTCCCGTCTGCCGTGAGCACCACCAACTCGCCATCCAGCATCGCCGAGGCGACCGGAAGGGCGGCCAGGCGTGCGGCGAGGAGGGGGAAGCGCGGCGTCCAATCGTTGCCGCGGCGCGTGAGCAGCCGCACGTGCCCGCTGTCGATGCGGCAGACGAGGCGGTAGCCGTCCAGCTTGATCTCGTGGATCCAGCCGTCCTCCACCGGCACCTCGTCCACCAGCGTCGCGAGCTGCGGCGTGACGAACGCGGGCAGCGGCCCCCGCTTCGCGCCGGGAACATCCGGCGCTGGCGCGGCGGGGGCGGGGGAGCGGCGCGGGGCGCGGACCGCCACGCTACGCGCTCCTCCGCTGGCGGGCACGCGGCTTCTTCGGCTCCTCGGTGCTCTTGGGCGCCGCGGCCTTCTGAGAACGGCCGGCGGGCTTGGGCTTCGCCTTGCCGGCCTCGGCCACGCTGCGCTTGAGCAGCGTCATGATGTCAATCACGTCGCCGCGCTCGGCCGGGGCGGCGGCGGTGGGCGCGGCCACGGTGCCGGCGCCCGCCTTGGCGTGGATCAGCGCCAGCAGGTCGTCGCGGTACTCGTCGCGGTAGCGCGCCGGGTCCCACGGCTCGGCCATGCCTTCCACGAGCTGCTCGGCCATCGCCAGCTCCTTGGGCGAGACGCCCACCTCGGCCACGTCTTCCGGCGGCAGCTCCAGGTCGTCCATGCCGCGGATCTCGTCCGGGTAGCGCAGGATCTCCAGCACCAGCACGGGCCCGCGCGGGATCACGGCGGCCAGGTACTGCCGCGAGCGGATCACCACCTTGGCGATGCCCACCTTGCCGGAGCGCTTGAGCGTCTCGCGCAGAAGCGCGTAGCCCTTGGTGCTCTTGCCGATGGGCGCCAGGTAGTATGGCTTGTCGAAGTACATCGGGTCGATCTCCGACGCCTCAACGAAGTCGGTGATCTCCACGGTCTGCGTGGCCTCGGGGTTCGCCTTGGCGAAGTCCTCTTCGGTCATCACCACGTAGCGGCCGTCGTCGTACTCGTAGCCCTTCACGATCTGATCGGTCGCCACGTCCTCGCCCGTGGCCTTGTTGTACTTCTTGTAGCCCACCAGCGAGAGGTTTCGGCGGTCGAGCTGCTTGAAGCTCAGCTCGTCGCGCTCCTCGGCCGTGAAGAGGCCCACGGGGATGCTCACGAGGCCGAAGCTGATGCTGCCTTTCCAGATTGCGCGGGCCATGGTTCGTCTCCTTGGTACATGGGGAGACCGTGGCCTTGCAGAGCATGGACCATTTCGTATAATATACATTATGTAAACTATAAGAGCGGAAAGCTGTGGAAAACCGTGTTCGTTATCCCCACCACTGCGTTCCGGGTCTCGTGGAGGCCGTGCACACCGTACGCATCCCCTGCCACGTGCTGTTGGAGCGTGGGGCCGGTGTGACGGGATGAAGCGAATCGCGCAGGAGCGCGTGTGACGCACGAGAGGTGCGCCGGACGTGCGAGTGGGCTCCCGCGAGCGAGATCGTGCGTCCTGGGCGATTCTGCGAAGCCGCCGTTCAGGCGCCGCGGCTTCGGCCGAGCTGGACGTGATCGACGCCTGGGCGTCCTCAGTAGGCCTGGGCGGGCGACCTGCTGCGGGGACGATCGGATGTGCGGCGGGCGGCCTGCAACGGGTTGGGATTGCGGAAGATCGCGCAGCGGCGCGGGTTTTCTTCCGCCAACGCGTGTTTGGCACGCGTCCCGCATTGGGGTGACGCACCCCGCCGGCGGACCGGTCGCCGCGGAGAGCATATCCACCAACGCTGGAGACTTCCCGATGCGCTCTACCCTTCGCTTCCTTCTGCCCGCCGCGGCAGCGCTCGCCCTCTGCGGCGCCGCCCCGCGCCAGGCCGCAGCGCAGCAGACGGTGACCTGCCAGTCCACGGGCTACGACCGCACCTACTGCCAGGTGGACACGCGCGGCGGCGTGGTGCTGTCCCGCAACCTCAGCAACTCGCCGTGCGTCGCGGGCCGCTCGTGGGGCACCGTGGCCGGCCGCGGCATCTGGGTCTCGAACGGCTGCCGCGCGGAGTTCCGCGTGAACAACGGCTACAACAACAACAACAACAACGGCGTGCTCACCCGCCGCGGCAACGTGAACAACAACCGCCGCGCCAACCGTGACGTGTACGGCAACGGCAACGTGAACGGCAATCGTGCGGAGAACCTGTGCCGCCGCGCCGCCGCCAGCCGCATCGGCCGCAACGTGGGCGCCATCGGGATCCTGGGCAACGGCACGTACCAGAACACCCGCGGCGGCTGGCACATCAACTGGGCCGACAACAACAGCCGCATGCACGGCAGCTGCACCGTGAACACCGACGGCAACGTGAGCGTGAACGTCCAGCGCTAACCCGCCGGCCGCACGTTCCGAACGCAGAAGAAGCCGTGCCTCTCTCGCGAGGGGCACGGCTTCTTCGGTTTGGGTCGATGGGCCCTTCCCTGCCGATGTCTTCACCCGTCGGGAGATGCACGGCCGTCTACGATAGCTTGGGTTCAGTCGGGAGATGATGCGCGGCCGGGAGATCGGCCGGGTGCGATGAATCGCATCCCCGCAAGTGTTTACGGGGTCACTTGTCCGTGCGATCGATGCACGGGCGCGTCAGTCGAGGAGCTGGAGGATCTGGCGGGCTTCGGCGGCGAGGTCGGCGTCGCGGCCGGAGGCGGTGGCGGAGAGGACTTCGCGCGCGGCGGGAGCCGGGATGTGGCCGAGAGCGGCGAGCGCGGCCATCTTCAGGCGCGACAGGCGCTTGCCGCCCAGGAGCTGGCGCTTGTTGACGACCCCCGCGAGCGCCGGCAC from Longimicrobiaceae bacterium carries:
- the ligD gene encoding DNA ligase D, giving the protein MAVRAPRRSPAPAAPAPDVPGAKRGPLPAFVTPQLATLVDEVPVEDGWIHEIKLDGYRLVCRIDSGHVRLLTRRGNDWTPRFPLLAARLAALPVASAMLDGELVVLTADGKTSFQELQSVLGSGSEERLAYYAFDLTHADGLDLRGAPLLARKERLRALLASVEGGDGPLVRYSDHFEGHGDQFHRQACLWGLEGIVCKRADAPYQSRRTRDWLKVKCVQRQEFVVGGFTAPKGSRVAMGALLLGYHDADGSLKFAGRVGTGFDDKTLRLLHERLAAHPRDESPFADHKRDKHARWVEPRTVVEISFTEWTDEGILRHPVFEGVREDKRPTDVVREMPEPIGGPLAAPVRHGGKKIAERASGDARRPEVMDRSGDARAAAKRPVPRSASAPSLPSRRRREGDAEVSGVRISNPTRMLFSAAGVTKLELARYYEEIGRWMVPQITGRPLTLVRCPNGADGQCFYQKQPGEGFPESIRRVELEESGGEKTVNTYVDSVRGVVATVQFGVLELHTWGSRADRPDRPDRMIMDLDPAPDVSWARVVESAFELRERLRDFGLESFVKTTGGKGLHVVAPLARRNTWDEVKRFSKALAEDVAAASPGQYLTKSTLSKRAGKIFLDYLRNGRGATAVCAYSVRARPGATVSTPLRWEELSPELDPAAFTVRTVAQRLAKLREDPWNGYDDVRQSITKRMRERIGSA
- a CDS encoding Ku protein; amino-acid sequence: MARAIWKGSISFGLVSIPVGLFTAEERDELSFKQLDRRNLSLVGYKKYNKATGEDVATDQIVKGYEYDDGRYVVMTEEDFAKANPEATQTVEITDFVEASEIDPMYFDKPYYLAPIGKSTKGYALLRETLKRSGKVGIAKVVIRSRQYLAAVIPRGPVLVLEILRYPDEIRGMDDLELPPEDVAEVGVSPKELAMAEQLVEGMAEPWDPARYRDEYRDDLLALIHAKAGAGTVAAPTAAAPAERGDVIDIMTLLKRSVAEAGKAKPKPAGRSQKAAAPKSTEEPKKPRARQRRSA
- a CDS encoding DUF3011 domain-containing protein, with the translated sequence MRSTLRFLLPAAAALALCGAAPRQAAAQQTVTCQSTGYDRTYCQVDTRGGVVLSRNLSNSPCVAGRSWGTVAGRGIWVSNGCRAEFRVNNGYNNNNNNGVLTRRGNVNNNRRANRDVYGNGNVNGNRAENLCRRAAASRIGRNVGAIGILGNGTYQNTRGGWHINWADNNSRMHGSCTVNTDGNVSVNVQR